The following proteins come from a genomic window of Frankia casuarinae:
- a CDS encoding replication-associated recombination protein A, whose product MDRAAPLAARLRPRTLDEVVGQRHLLGPGSPLRRLVEGGATTSVVLWGPPGTGKTTLAHIVSRATGRRFRELSAVTAGVKDVRAVIDEARETLSTSGARTVLFIDEVHRFTRTQQDALLPSVERGWVTLVAATTENPFFSVVSPLLSRSLLLTLEPLTDDDIRGVLTRALRDPRGYDGRLSVSDEAREHVVRLAGGDARRALTTLEAGAEALLEAHECESGPGGKAGAGADAGADAEAFVNPRPRLDLDLLERAVNRAAVRYDRSGDQHYDVISAFIKSMRGGDVDAALHYLARMLEAGEDPRFVARRMIILASEDIGMADPGALGVAVAASQALEFVGLPEARLALAQAVIHLALAPKSNAVIRAIDAATSDVRAGRAGPVPAHLRDAHYRGARRVGHGAGYRYPHEAPGNVVRQQYPPDGLTSTDYYQPSGNGFERRAADRVHELRGVVRGDPPPSPGSSPPPSPPPSSPS is encoded by the coding sequence GTGGACCGCGCGGCTCCGCTCGCCGCCCGGCTGCGGCCACGGACCCTGGACGAGGTCGTGGGCCAGCGGCATCTACTCGGGCCGGGAAGCCCGCTGCGCCGGCTGGTCGAGGGGGGCGCAACCACCTCGGTCGTGCTGTGGGGACCGCCCGGCACCGGCAAGACCACGCTGGCGCACATCGTGTCGAGGGCGACCGGGCGACGCTTTCGGGAGTTGTCCGCGGTCACCGCCGGCGTGAAGGATGTCCGCGCCGTCATCGACGAGGCTCGCGAGACGCTGTCAACGTCCGGTGCGCGCACGGTGCTGTTCATCGACGAGGTGCACCGGTTCACCCGGACGCAGCAGGACGCGCTGCTGCCCTCGGTCGAGCGCGGCTGGGTCACTCTGGTCGCCGCCACCACCGAGAACCCCTTCTTCTCCGTGGTCAGCCCCCTGCTGTCCCGGTCGTTGCTGCTGACGCTGGAGCCGCTGACCGACGACGACATCCGCGGGGTGCTGACCCGGGCGCTGCGCGACCCGCGTGGGTACGACGGGCGGCTGTCGGTGTCCGACGAGGCCCGCGAGCACGTGGTCCGCCTTGCCGGAGGTGACGCCCGCCGGGCCCTCACCACCCTGGAGGCCGGGGCCGAGGCGCTGCTCGAAGCCCATGAGTGCGAGTCCGGACCGGGTGGGAAGGCCGGAGCGGGTGCCGATGCCGGGGCAGACGCCGAGGCGTTCGTCAACCCGCGGCCACGGCTCGATCTCGACCTGCTGGAGCGGGCCGTCAACCGAGCCGCAGTGCGCTACGACCGGTCCGGGGACCAGCACTACGACGTGATCAGTGCCTTCATCAAGTCGATGCGGGGCGGCGACGTCGACGCGGCCCTCCACTACCTCGCGCGGATGCTGGAGGCCGGCGAGGATCCCCGGTTCGTCGCCCGGAGGATGATCATCCTTGCCAGTGAGGATATTGGCATGGCCGATCCGGGCGCGCTCGGTGTCGCGGTCGCGGCCAGTCAGGCGCTGGAGTTCGTTGGCCTGCCCGAGGCCCGCCTGGCGCTCGCGCAGGCGGTCATCCACCTGGCGCTGGCGCCCAAGTCGAACGCGGTGATCCGGGCGATCGACGCCGCCACCTCGGATGTTCGTGCCGGGCGGGCCGGACCGGTGCCCGCGCATCTGCGCGACGCCCACTACCGCGGCGCGCGGCGGGTCGGCCACGGCGCGGGCTACCGGTACCCGCACGAGGCCCCCGGCAACGTCGTGCGTCAGCAGTACCCGCCGGACGGGCTGACCTCGACCGACTACTACCAGCCGAGCGGTAACGGCTTCGAGCGCCGCGCGGCCGATCGGGTCCATGAGCTGCGTGGCGTCGTGCGCGGTGACCCACCGCCGTCCCCGGGCTCGTCCCCACCGCCCTCCCCACCGCCCTCCTCGCCGTCCTGA
- a CDS encoding FadR/GntR family transcriptional regulator has product MTVLQPPRALGNRAAASRGHRFDKNSAIPEAPIASAEPTGHPVRLARPGETDDRESRPARDTTTTITRTGTPGIGGITATGPGHPLPTPLLATNRVGQHVRVPKTAELVAAHLRRQIVRGELQEGDALPPEAVLMEQFGVSRPTLREAFRVLESEALISVRRGAHGGARVHTPNGDVAARYTALVLEHRHTTLADIHTAHTHLEPTAIRLLATTATDHTLTTLTAHLTATDHALTTPTPDPTDIHTRHLRFHTLLLDTTTNHTLTMITSMLRHILDATTPDTPTPIPDLPTLRHQHTTHHQLLTHLTQHDPDAAETLWRHHLTTTPHTPHQPTTPLDLLG; this is encoded by the coding sequence ATGACCGTGCTACAGCCGCCCCGCGCCCTCGGAAACCGTGCCGCCGCATCACGCGGGCACCGCTTCGACAAGAACAGCGCGATACCCGAAGCTCCGATCGCATCAGCCGAGCCGACCGGGCATCCGGTTCGGCTGGCCCGCCCGGGGGAGACGGACGACCGCGAGTCGCGCCCCGCCCGGGACACCACCACGACAATCACCCGAACCGGCACCCCCGGCATCGGCGGCATCACCGCCACCGGCCCCGGCCACCCCCTGCCCACCCCCCTGCTAGCCACCAACCGCGTCGGCCAACACGTCCGCGTCCCCAAGACCGCCGAACTCGTCGCCGCCCACCTACGCCGCCAGATCGTCCGCGGCGAACTCCAAGAAGGCGACGCCCTACCCCCCGAAGCCGTCCTCATGGAACAGTTCGGCGTCTCCCGCCCCACCCTGCGCGAAGCCTTCCGCGTCCTCGAATCCGAAGCCCTCATCTCCGTCCGCCGCGGCGCCCACGGCGGCGCCCGCGTCCACACCCCCAACGGCGACGTCGCCGCCCGCTACACCGCCCTCGTCCTCGAACACCGCCACACCACCCTCGCCGACATCCACACCGCCCACACCCACCTCGAACCCACCGCCATCCGCCTCCTCGCCACCACCGCCACCGACCACACCCTGACCACCCTCACCGCCCACCTCACCGCCACCGACCACGCCCTGACCACCCCCACCCCCGACCCCACCGACATCCACACCCGCCACCTGCGCTTCCACACCCTGCTGCTCGACACCACCACCAACCACACCCTCACCATGATCACCAGCATGCTCCGGCACATCCTCGACGCCACCACCCCCGACACCCCCACCCCCATCCCCGACCTGCCAACCCTGCGCCACCAGCACACCACCCACCACCAGCTCCTCACCCACCTCACCCAGCACGACCCCGACGCCGCCGAAACCCTCTGGCGCCACCACCTCACCACCACCCCCCACACCCCCCACCAACCCACCACCCCCCTCGACCTCCTCGGCTGA
- the gltX gene encoding glutamate--tRNA ligase, with product MGSGRVRVRFAPSPTGIFHVGGARSALFNWLVARRAGGDFVLRVEDTDASRNRPEWTDGIISALDWLGISPGGYEGPVLQSSRADRHRAAAERLHAEGLAYYCDCTREALAERTGNAQRGYDGFCRDRGLAPGPGRALRFRTPDDGVTIVEDLIRGTPEFPNETIEDFVVARADGSAVFLLANVVDDLEMGITHVIRGEEHLSNTPKQQLLWAALGADAPPVWAHVPVIVNEKRQKLSKRRDKVALESYRDEGYLPAAMKNYLMLLGWAPPGEDEIVPWETIESTFDLADVKPSPAFFDEKKLKAFNGEYIRRLSVAEFIEAVRPWLSAPAAPWEPAAFDADAFAALAPLAQSRVSVLSEIVPMVDFLFLPEAPIDDAAWAKAMKGPAAELLADVHDLYDKIEWEAETLKAGLTEVGERHGLKLGKAQAPVRVAVTGRSVGLPLFESLEALGRETTLRRLAEARERLTGG from the coding sequence ATGGGATCTGGGCGGGTACGGGTTCGATTCGCGCCATCTCCCACCGGCATCTTCCATGTGGGTGGGGCGCGGTCGGCGCTGTTCAACTGGCTGGTCGCGCGGCGCGCCGGCGGCGACTTCGTGCTGCGCGTCGAGGACACCGACGCGTCCCGCAACCGGCCGGAGTGGACCGACGGCATCATCAGCGCGCTGGACTGGCTCGGCATCAGCCCCGGCGGGTACGAGGGTCCGGTGCTGCAGTCGTCGCGCGCCGACCGGCACCGGGCCGCGGCCGAACGGCTGCACGCCGAGGGTCTCGCCTACTACTGCGACTGCACCCGCGAGGCCCTGGCGGAACGCACCGGCAACGCGCAGCGCGGCTACGACGGATTCTGCCGGGACCGCGGGCTCGCCCCGGGTCCCGGCCGGGCGCTGCGCTTTCGCACGCCGGACGACGGCGTGACGATCGTCGAGGACCTCATCCGCGGCACGCCGGAGTTCCCGAACGAGACCATCGAGGACTTCGTGGTCGCGCGGGCCGACGGGTCGGCGGTGTTCCTGCTCGCCAACGTCGTTGACGACCTGGAGATGGGGATCACCCACGTCATCCGGGGTGAGGAACACCTGTCGAACACCCCTAAGCAGCAGCTGCTCTGGGCAGCGCTCGGCGCGGACGCGCCGCCGGTGTGGGCGCACGTCCCGGTGATCGTCAACGAGAAGCGCCAGAAGCTGTCGAAGCGGCGCGACAAGGTGGCGCTCGAGTCCTACCGGGACGAGGGATACCTGCCCGCCGCCATGAAGAACTACCTGATGCTGCTCGGTTGGGCCCCGCCCGGCGAGGACGAGATCGTGCCCTGGGAAACGATCGAGTCCACCTTCGACCTTGCCGACGTGAAGCCATCGCCGGCGTTCTTCGACGAGAAGAAGCTCAAGGCGTTCAACGGTGAGTACATCCGGCGGCTGAGCGTCGCGGAGTTCATCGAGGCGGTCCGGCCCTGGCTCTCGGCGCCGGCCGCGCCGTGGGAGCCGGCCGCGTTCGACGCGGACGCGTTCGCAGCCCTCGCCCCCTTGGCGCAGAGCCGGGTCTCCGTGCTGTCGGAGATCGTGCCGATGGTCGACTTCCTCTTCCTGCCGGAGGCACCGATCGACGACGCGGCCTGGGCCAAGGCGATGAAGGGGCCGGCGGCGGAACTGCTCGCCGACGTCCACGACCTCTACGACAAGATCGAGTGGGAAGCCGAGACGTTGAAGGCCGGACTCACCGAGGTGGGCGAGCGGCACGGTCTCAAGCTCGGCAAGGCGCAGGCACCGGTGCGGGTCGCCGTGACCGGGCGGAGCGTGGGACTGCCCCTGTTCGAGTCGCTGGAGGCGCTCGGCCGGGAGACCACCCTGCGGCGGCTTGCCGAAGCGCGGGAACGGCTCACCGGCGGCTGA
- a CDS encoding winged helix-turn-helix transcriptional regulator, whose amino-acid sequence MPADRGTLAPETPETPETPETTDERSRRDMPMRQARPNGPGRPHASGHPETSDGAPSALAGLVDLLGRRFALAVYWNLRGTALPFRALVARLDAPQAQVTQRLRELREAGLVEVDEVGEYRLTAHGRRLQGVLEPLAAWADDWSGLSPRQRTPRGSATQGHGEP is encoded by the coding sequence GTGCCCGCTGATCGAGGCACCCTCGCGCCGGAGACCCCGGAGACCCCGGAGACCCCGGAGACCACCGATGAGCGGTCCCGGCGGGACATGCCGATGAGGCAGGCGAGGCCGAACGGGCCGGGACGACCGCACGCCTCCGGTCATCCCGAGACTTCGGACGGCGCACCGTCCGCCCTCGCCGGTCTTGTGGACCTGTTGGGTCGGCGTTTCGCCCTCGCCGTCTACTGGAACCTGCGCGGGACGGCCCTGCCGTTCCGCGCGCTCGTGGCGCGGCTCGACGCGCCGCAGGCCCAGGTGACCCAACGCCTGCGGGAGCTGCGCGAGGCCGGCCTCGTCGAGGTGGACGAGGTCGGCGAGTACCGGCTGACCGCGCACGGCCGTCGCCTGCAGGGAGTGCTGGAACCGCTGGCGGCCTGGGCGGACGACTGGTCCGGGCTGAGCCCGCGCCAGCGCACGCCCCGAGGATCAGCCACCCAGGGTCACGGTGAGCCCTAA